One genomic window of Ilyobacter polytropus DSM 2926 includes the following:
- a CDS encoding FAD binding domain-containing protein: MVENYIPKSLDEALEIVSKKDCLLFAGGSDLMIKNKSWTGDLCINKSTVFIGNVPELKKISIEENTLYIGACATCDEIMESDIVPEYIKDVMATMASPAIRNTATIGGNICNSSPVADSLPLLYACESSLVLEKKDSRRLVDIDDFITSPGRNIIKSDEILTKIILPLNNFNNILFKKVGTRNSIALAKLSFMGMADIDENNNEIKDIRLSFGAVAPTIVKDKDIEQEIVSYKKLNEEKISIIINKYSSLIVPITDQRSDKEYRKQVALRLLESFLKKLS, translated from the coding sequence ATGGTAGAAAATTATATCCCAAAATCTTTAGATGAGGCCCTTGAAATTGTCTCTAAAAAAGATTGTCTTCTCTTTGCAGGTGGCAGCGATCTTATGATAAAGAATAAATCCTGGACAGGAGATTTGTGTATTAATAAATCCACTGTTTTTATTGGAAATGTTCCTGAACTAAAAAAAATTTCCATTGAGGAAAATACTCTATATATTGGTGCCTGTGCAACATGTGATGAAATAATGGAAAGTGATATTGTCCCAGAATATATCAAAGATGTTATGGCAACTATGGCATCTCCAGCTATTAGAAATACCGCAACCATCGGAGGAAATATCTGTAACTCTTCGCCAGTTGCTGATTCACTTCCACTATTATATGCCTGTGAAAGCAGCTTGGTTTTAGAAAAAAAAGATTCTCGTAGATTAGTAGATATTGATGATTTTATAACTTCCCCAGGAAGAAATATAATCAAAAGTGATGAAATTTTAACTAAAATAATCCTTCCTTTGAATAATTTTAATAACATTTTATTTAAAAAAGTCGGAACTAGAAACTCTATTGCTCTTGCAAAACTTTCTTTTATGGGAATGGCAGATATTGATGAAAATAACAATGAAATTAAGGATATAAGACTTAGTTTTGGAGCTGTTGCACCAACAATAGTAAAAGATAAGGATATAGAGCAAGAAATTGTTTCATATAAAAAACTCAATGAAGAAAAAATATCCATAATTATCAATAAATATTCCAGTTTAATAGTACCTATCACCGACCAAAGATCGGATAAGGAATATAGAAAACAAGTGGCACTGAGATTGTTGGAAAGTTTTTTAAAAAAACTTAGTTAA
- a CDS encoding N-acyl-D-amino-acid deacylase family protein, translated as MDILIKNGNIVDGTLKKPFTGDIYIKDGIIQAIGTDIHVEAKKVVDARGRLVSPGFIDTHSHSDLIMLLNPYNEVKIRQGVTTEVLGQDGISMAPLPVEYISPWRKNLAGLDGDSDEINWEYKTTENYLNMMAEKGVGLNEAYLVPHGNIRMEAMGLSGEIASDEQIEKMCEITRREMEAGAYGLSTGLIYMPCAYSETKEVIEMCKIVAEYDGVFVVHQRSEADTILGSMKEIIKIGKESGVKVHFSHFKVCGKQNWKYIDDVIELLEEAKKLGIKISFDQYPYAAGSTMLGVILPPWAHNGGTDELIKRLGNKSDREKMKKDIVDGIPGWDNFVDFAGIDQIFITSVKNEKNQDVVGMSLEELGKYRKQDPLDATFDLLLDEENAVGMVDFYGKEEHVIKFMQRPEQNVCTDGLMSEGKPHPRAYGSFPKILGRYVREQKVLTIEQAINKMTKKAAEAMGIKNRGSLEVGRHADILVIDMETVSDRGTYIDPVQFPVGIDNVFINGHHVIDEGIYNKVLAGKVIKRS; from the coding sequence ATGGATATATTAATAAAAAATGGAAATATTGTTGACGGTACTCTAAAAAAGCCTTTTACGGGGGATATTTATATAAAGGATGGAATAATTCAGGCTATAGGTACGGATATTCATGTGGAAGCTAAAAAGGTGGTAGATGCTAGAGGACGTCTGGTATCTCCAGGATTCATAGATACCCACAGTCATTCAGATTTGATAATGTTACTTAACCCCTATAATGAGGTAAAAATCAGACAGGGAGTAACAACTGAAGTATTAGGACAAGACGGCATATCTATGGCCCCACTCCCTGTTGAGTATATAAGTCCCTGGAGAAAAAATCTAGCTGGACTTGATGGAGACTCAGACGAAATAAACTGGGAATATAAAACAACAGAAAACTATCTGAACATGATGGCAGAAAAAGGTGTAGGACTTAACGAGGCTTATCTTGTACCCCACGGTAACATAAGAATGGAAGCTATGGGACTTTCTGGAGAAATAGCCTCAGATGAGCAAATTGAAAAGATGTGTGAAATCACAAGAAGAGAGATGGAGGCCGGAGCTTACGGGCTTTCCACCGGACTAATCTACATGCCTTGTGCTTATTCAGAAACAAAAGAAGTTATTGAAATGTGTAAAATAGTGGCAGAATACGATGGCGTATTTGTGGTTCACCAAAGAAGTGAAGCAGATACGATACTAGGCTCTATGAAAGAGATCATAAAAATAGGAAAAGAATCGGGAGTAAAGGTACATTTCTCACACTTTAAGGTCTGCGGAAAGCAAAACTGGAAGTATATCGATGATGTGATAGAGCTCTTGGAAGAAGCTAAAAAACTGGGAATAAAGATCTCTTTTGACCAGTATCCATATGCAGCAGGAAGCACCATGCTAGGGGTAATCTTACCTCCCTGGGCACATAATGGTGGAACTGATGAATTAATCAAAAGGTTGGGTAATAAATCTGACAGAGAAAAGATGAAAAAAGATATTGTCGATGGAATACCTGGATGGGATAACTTTGTAGACTTTGCCGGAATAGATCAAATATTTATCACATCTGTAAAAAACGAAAAAAATCAGGATGTGGTGGGAATGAGTCTTGAAGAGTTAGGTAAGTACAGAAAACAGGATCCACTAGATGCAACTTTTGATCTCTTACTAGACGAAGAAAATGCAGTTGGAATGGTCGATTTTTATGGTAAAGAAGAACACGTAATAAAGTTCATGCAAAGGCCAGAGCAAAATGTATGTACAGACGGACTGATGTCTGAGGGGAAGCCACATCCAAGAGCTTACGGATCTTTTCCAAAAATACTAGGAAGATATGTAAGAGAGCAGAAGGTATTAACTATAGAGCAGGCAATTAATAAAATGACAAAAAAAGCAGCTGAAGCTATGGGGATAAAAAACAGAGGTAGCTTAGAGGTCGGTCGGCATGCGGACATCTTGGTAATCGATATGGAAACTGTATCTGATAGAGGAACCTATATAGATCCTGTACAGTTCCCAGTGGGAATAGATAACGTTTTTATAAACGGTCACCATGTTATAGATGAAGGAATTTATAATAAAGTTCTAGCAGGAAAGGTAATTAAAAGAAGTTGA
- a CDS encoding (2Fe-2S)-binding protein, giving the protein MKINFTLNYKEIEIEINPLMRTLDLLRKEFGLFATKEGCGDGECGACAIILDDKIVNSCMVPVANIHGKEIVTIEGLEKTERYSILKKSFEDAGAVQCGFCIPGMMMAAEALFRRHKTPTLEQIKEGISGNLCRCTGYNMIIEAIELAAERGKEIW; this is encoded by the coding sequence ATGAAAATCAACTTTACTTTAAACTATAAAGAGATAGAAATAGAGATTAATCCTCTAATGAGAACTCTTGATTTACTGAGAAAAGAGTTCGGACTATTTGCCACAAAAGAGGGGTGTGGAGATGGGGAGTGCGGCGCATGTGCAATTATTCTAGATGATAAAATTGTTAACTCATGCATGGTTCCCGTAGCAAATATCCATGGAAAAGAGATTGTTACTATCGAAGGGCTTGAAAAAACAGAAAGATACAGTATCTTGAAAAAATCTTTTGAAGATGCTGGAGCAGTACAATGTGGTTTCTGTATTCCTGGAATGATGATGGCCGCAGAAGCTCTATTCAGAAGACATAAAACTCCTACACTAGAGCAAATCAAGGAAGGAATCTCTGGAAATCTCTGTAGATGTACAGGTTACAATATGATTATTGAAGCCATTGAACTAGCTGCAGAAAGGGGGAAAGAAATATGGTAG
- a CDS encoding ABC transporter permease produces the protein MVVEFIVGIISAGIMLCIPYMIAGLGEMFGQKSGVFNLGVEGIMMVGAFFAFFTELKTGSSFLGFIMAMIAGGLMGAIYAYLAVTLRVVQGIAGIGLHLFGWGLASTFFRIYLGAITTIDGVQALNVPFLSKLPILGDLFFKHNIMVYIGFALVPISWYALNKTAWGLKVRAVGTKPRAADTVGINVNAIRYQCVILGGIMAGLGGAYITLCQTQIFTDNITAGRGFIAVALVYFGKWKPKGVMFGALLFSLAHALQRSLQVYGIDFPYELAVMIPYVLVIVVLAFSSKSKHVKPADLGIPYNRESRL, from the coding sequence ATGGTCGTTGAATTTATTGTTGGAATTATTTCGGCAGGTATAATGCTGTGTATACCTTATATGATTGCCGGACTAGGAGAGATGTTTGGACAAAAATCAGGAGTTTTCAACCTTGGAGTAGAGGGAATAATGATGGTAGGTGCATTCTTTGCATTCTTTACTGAGCTAAAAACAGGAAGTTCATTTTTAGGGTTTATCATGGCCATGATTGCAGGAGGACTCATGGGAGCTATCTACGCTTACCTTGCGGTAACACTCCGAGTTGTCCAAGGAATCGCAGGTATCGGTCTGCACCTATTTGGATGGGGACTAGCAAGTACGTTTTTTAGAATTTATTTGGGAGCAATAACTACAATAGATGGAGTTCAGGCACTTAATGTCCCTTTTTTAAGTAAGCTCCCTATTCTTGGAGATCTGTTTTTCAAACACAATATTATGGTTTATATAGGATTTGCATTAGTTCCTATTAGCTGGTACGCTCTAAATAAAACGGCCTGGGGACTAAAAGTAAGGGCTGTAGGTACCAAACCACGGGCTGCTGATACTGTCGGTATAAATGTTAACGCAATTAGATATCAGTGTGTTATTCTCGGTGGAATCATGGCCGGACTAGGAGGAGCATATATTACCCTTTGTCAAACACAGATATTCACAGACAATATTACAGCAGGTCGAGGATTTATTGCTGTTGCATTAGTTTATTTCGGTAAATGGAAACCAAAAGGAGTTATGTTTGGTGCATTATTATTTAGTTTAGCTCATGCTTTACAGCGTTCTCTACAGGTTTATGGTATAGATTTTCCTTATGAGCTGGCTGTAATGATTCCTTATGTTTTGGTAATTGTTGTCTTGGCATTTTCATCAAAGTCAAAACATGTAAAGCCTGCTGATCTAGGAATACCATACAATAGAGAGTCAAGATTATAA
- a CDS encoding xanthine dehydrogenase family protein molybdopterin-binding subunit has protein sequence MDISKKIIRVDAEDKLLGKSKYIGDIEFENMLFAKTVRSDRVRAKIKSIKYPKLPKGYFIVDKNDVPGLNKVKAIENDQPFFADGVVNYIGEPIALVIGESKYKILDLISQIEIEYEDLEAIYTIEDGLKTSNPIFGVDNCFADYHYSKNSLEEVKSKAKYVISGEYKTGYQEQMYLEPQGVVGIYKNGKVEVHGSMQCPYYIKGAVEQCMGFDPENVRIVQTTTGGAFGGKEDYPSLIAGHVAVAAYKAKQPVQLIFSREEDVEVTPKRHPSIIHLTSYIDQNHKIMGMEADIKLEGGAYLTLSAIVLQRSMFAAIGVYNVENVFVRGQAIATNTVPSGAFRGFGAPQSIFALETHMEKCAKEMGVDALDFKLKNLMKQNDRSSTNGIMRDPIILPEMVERTDELSKFRKKKAEFSKYNKTNPEKLKGIGMSIFFHGGGFTGSGEQDHIKAKIKLHKSSEGKINLLLANVEMGQGVHTTMKKIAAKTLDLPIESIAYNNPDTDYTMDSGPTAASRTIMVVGKLVQEACEELKANWIDDKEQTIITNYRQPKGFNWDDKNFIGDVYNSYSWGVNVVEVSVDPITFQVDVDHIWAIYDIGKAIDEMVVRGQIEGGIIQGLGYGGLEVMEVKKGKIQQKSITDYIISTSKDVPKITSELMNVPYIHGPYGAKGLGELTLIGTAPAYSLAVSNALDMEINKIPIKPEELIKLVK, from the coding sequence ATGGACATAAGCAAAAAAATTATTAGAGTTGATGCTGAAGATAAACTACTTGGAAAATCAAAATATATAGGGGATATTGAGTTTGAAAATATGCTCTTTGCAAAAACAGTCCGTTCAGATAGGGTGCGGGCAAAAATTAAATCAATTAAATACCCTAAACTTCCTAAGGGTTATTTTATCGTTGATAAAAATGATGTTCCTGGATTAAATAAAGTGAAAGCAATAGAAAATGACCAGCCCTTTTTTGCAGATGGTGTTGTAAATTATATTGGTGAACCTATTGCATTAGTTATAGGTGAGTCAAAATATAAAATTCTAGATTTAATATCACAAATAGAGATAGAATATGAAGATTTAGAAGCAATTTACACTATAGAAGATGGATTAAAAACTTCAAATCCCATATTTGGAGTTGATAACTGCTTTGCTGATTACCATTACTCTAAAAATAGTTTGGAAGAGGTCAAATCTAAAGCAAAATATGTTATAAGCGGTGAATATAAAACAGGTTATCAAGAGCAGATGTATCTAGAACCTCAAGGAGTTGTAGGAATTTATAAAAACGGTAAAGTTGAAGTACACGGTTCTATGCAGTGCCCTTATTATATAAAAGGTGCAGTTGAGCAATGCATGGGCTTTGATCCTGAAAATGTCCGAATTGTCCAAACTACTACAGGAGGAGCCTTTGGCGGAAAAGAAGATTACCCTTCATTAATTGCAGGACATGTAGCTGTAGCTGCTTATAAAGCTAAACAGCCTGTACAACTTATTTTCAGCAGGGAGGAGGATGTAGAAGTAACTCCTAAGAGACATCCTTCAATTATTCATTTAACTTCATACATTGATCAAAATCACAAAATTATGGGTATGGAAGCTGATATAAAGCTCGAGGGTGGAGCATATCTTACTCTATCTGCTATTGTTCTGCAAAGATCAATGTTTGCAGCAATTGGTGTTTATAATGTAGAAAATGTCTTTGTAAGAGGACAGGCCATAGCCACAAATACAGTTCCTAGCGGAGCATTTAGAGGATTTGGAGCACCACAATCAATCTTTGCACTGGAAACTCATATGGAAAAATGTGCAAAAGAAATGGGAGTTGATGCATTAGATTTTAAACTAAAAAATCTAATGAAACAAAATGATAGGTCGTCAACAAATGGTATTATGAGAGATCCTATTATTTTGCCTGAAATGGTAGAAAGAACTGATGAATTAAGTAAGTTTAGAAAGAAGAAAGCTGAGTTTTCAAAGTACAATAAAACCAATCCTGAAAAGCTAAAAGGTATCGGAATGTCAATATTCTTCCATGGGGGAGGATTTACAGGGAGTGGTGAACAAGACCACATAAAAGCAAAGATAAAACTTCATAAATCCAGTGAAGGAAAAATAAATTTACTTTTAGCAAATGTAGAGATGGGACAAGGTGTCCATACTACTATGAAAAAAATTGCAGCTAAAACTCTTGATCTTCCCATTGAGTCTATAGCTTACAATAACCCTGACACAGATTATACTATGGATTCAGGACCTACTGCGGCATCTAGGACAATAATGGTTGTAGGTAAACTGGTTCAAGAGGCCTGTGAAGAACTAAAAGCTAACTGGATAGATGATAAAGAACAGACAATTATCACAAACTATAGACAGCCTAAAGGCTTTAACTGGGATGACAAAAACTTCATAGGTGACGTGTACAACTCATACTCATGGGGAGTTAATGTAGTAGAGGTAAGTGTTGACCCCATTACATTTCAAGTAGACGTTGACCACATCTGGGCAATATACGATATTGGAAAAGCTATTGACGAAATGGTTGTGCGTGGGCAAATAGAGGGTGGAATTATACAGGGGCTCGGCTATGGTGGATTGGAAGTTATGGAAGTTAAAAAGGGTAAAATTCAGCAAAAGAGCATAACAGATTATATAATTTCTACTTCAAAAGATGTACCTAAAATTACATCTGAACTTATGAATGTTCCATATATCCACGGACCCTATGGGGCAAAAGGCCTCGGAGAGCTTACACTTATAGGAACTGCTCCTGCATATTCACTGGCTGTATCAAATGCCTTGGACATGGAGATAAATAAAATTCCCATTAAACCTGAAGAATTAATCAAACTAGTTAAATAA
- the dpaL gene encoding diaminopropionate ammonia-lyase has protein sequence MEKNIKWTTNNMERTNYKQCIEFLSKEEVGKAKKFHESFDQYTVTPLADLNKLAKHIGLDGVYVKDESYRFGLNAFKVLGGSFAMGKYLASKLGKDISELGYKELISDKIKEELGDITFATATDGNHGRGVAWTANKLNQKSVVYMPKGSSLTRLENIRSEGAEASITEVNYDEAVRIATDYANENNGVVIQDTAWEGYEEIPAWIMQGYGTMALESIEQLRANEIEKPTHVFLQAGVGSLAGAVQGVFASIYGDECPTTIIVESNLADCLYKSAKAGEMKYVGGDMQTIMAGLACGEPNTIGWEVLKNHSAAFVSCPDWVAANGMRILGNPLKGDDQVISGESGAVTTGLLFEVMTNPEYAQMKKDLKLDENSKVLVFSTEGDTDPEVYRDIVWKGAHTK, from the coding sequence GTGGAAAAAAATATTAAATGGACAACAAATAATATGGAAAGAACCAACTATAAGCAATGCATTGAATTTCTGAGTAAGGAAGAGGTCGGAAAGGCCAAAAAATTTCATGAAAGTTTTGATCAGTACACAGTAACTCCACTTGCTGACCTAAATAAACTTGCTAAACATATAGGGTTAGATGGAGTATATGTTAAAGATGAATCTTATAGATTTGGATTAAATGCATTTAAGGTGCTCGGGGGATCATTTGCAATGGGTAAATACCTAGCTTCAAAACTTGGGAAAGATATCTCTGAGCTCGGATATAAGGAATTGATCTCAGACAAAATAAAAGAAGAACTAGGAGATATAACATTTGCTACAGCAACTGATGGAAACCACGGTAGGGGAGTTGCCTGGACAGCGAACAAACTAAATCAAAAATCAGTAGTGTATATGCCAAAGGGATCGTCATTAACAAGACTTGAAAATATAAGATCTGAGGGGGCTGAAGCTAGTATTACTGAGGTCAACTATGACGAAGCAGTGAGAATAGCTACAGATTATGCCAATGAAAATAATGGGGTAGTAATACAAGATACAGCCTGGGAAGGATATGAGGAGATCCCAGCATGGATTATGCAAGGCTATGGAACTATGGCCCTTGAGTCTATTGAGCAACTAAGGGCTAATGAAATTGAAAAACCAACTCATGTATTTTTACAGGCAGGAGTAGGTTCATTAGCAGGAGCTGTTCAGGGTGTATTTGCATCTATCTACGGAGATGAATGCCCAACAACTATAATAGTAGAATCAAATCTTGCAGACTGTCTATATAAATCGGCAAAGGCCGGAGAGATGAAGTATGTAGGCGGAGATATGCAAACAATAATGGCAGGTTTAGCCTGCGGGGAACCAAATACAATCGGATGGGAAGTACTAAAAAACCACTCAGCAGCATTTGTATCTTGCCCTGACTGGGTTGCCGCTAACGGAATGAGAATCCTAGGAAACCCTTTAAAGGGAGACGACCAGGTAATATCAGGAGAATCTGGGGCAGTTACAACTGGACTGCTGTTTGAAGTAATGACAAATCCAGAATATGCACAGATGAAAAAAGATCTGAAGTTAGACGAAAACTCAAAAGTACTAGTATTTTCAACAGAGGGAGATACAGACCCGGAAGTTTATAGAGATATAGTGTGGAAAGGTGCTCACACTAAATAA
- a CDS encoding uracil-xanthine permease family protein, with protein sequence MKNNKNSFIYQLDGKPPLNTAILLGLQHVLAMFVGNVTPIIIISGMLKLPIDQKAFLIQSAMLVSGVVSLIQCYPIGPVGARLPIIMGTSFGFLPVCLAIASKYGLAGVLGATMIGGIFQVILGFFLKHLRKYFPPLITGIVLVSIGLSLVATGMKYFAGGVGAPDFGSSANLLLGTTVLLIILILKHFTKGITSMSSVLIALIVGYLIAIPMGKINFTSVANASWFAFPIPLKYGIEFHFDAILSILIMFVISTVETVGNTCGIVSGGLGREATDREVSGAVIADGLGSSFAALFNVLPNTSYGQNVGLITMTKIINRFSIATGAVFLLITGLFPKVGAIIAVMPASVLGGAAVLMFSMMVVSGINQITEEPLAGRNTTIFAVSIGLGVGFSLVPGASQNFPHLFKMLFEGSGVAVATLVAILLNIVLPKDEVEETVSSEINEESAL encoded by the coding sequence ATGAAAAATAATAAGAATTCTTTTATCTATCAACTGGATGGGAAACCGCCACTTAATACGGCCATCCTTTTAGGTCTGCAGCATGTGCTTGCTATGTTTGTGGGTAATGTAACCCCAATAATAATAATCTCTGGTATGTTAAAACTTCCAATTGATCAAAAGGCGTTTTTGATTCAAAGTGCTATGCTGGTATCTGGGGTTGTATCTTTAATTCAATGCTATCCTATAGGTCCTGTGGGAGCAAGACTTCCTATTATAATGGGAACAAGTTTTGGATTTCTGCCTGTATGTTTGGCCATAGCTTCTAAATACGGATTAGCTGGTGTATTGGGAGCAACAATGATCGGAGGGATATTCCAAGTAATATTGGGATTTTTCCTAAAGCATTTAAGAAAATATTTTCCGCCGTTGATCACAGGAATAGTACTTGTTTCCATCGGACTGTCATTGGTTGCAACTGGGATGAAATATTTTGCAGGTGGAGTCGGAGCACCAGACTTTGGATCTTCCGCAAACCTTCTTTTAGGTACTACCGTACTTCTTATCATACTGATTTTAAAGCACTTTACCAAAGGTATAACGAGCATGTCTTCTGTACTTATAGCTCTTATAGTCGGATATCTAATAGCTATACCAATGGGTAAAATCAATTTTACATCTGTTGCAAACGCTAGTTGGTTTGCATTTCCAATTCCCCTTAAATACGGGATAGAGTTTCATTTCGATGCCATACTATCGATATTGATAATGTTTGTTATCTCTACTGTTGAAACCGTTGGAAATACCTGTGGTATAGTTTCAGGGGGACTTGGGAGAGAAGCCACTGATAGAGAAGTTTCCGGAGCAGTTATAGCAGATGGATTAGGAAGTAGTTTTGCTGCCCTATTTAACGTACTGCCAAACACTTCTTATGGTCAAAATGTGGGATTAATTACTATGACTAAGATAATAAATAGATTTTCAATAGCAACAGGAGCAGTATTTCTACTTATAACCGGATTATTCCCAAAAGTTGGAGCAATAATTGCTGTAATGCCTGCAAGTGTTTTAGGTGGGGCTGCCGTATTAATGTTTAGTATGATGGTGGTAAGCGGAATAAACCAAATCACAGAGGAACCTTTGGCAGGTAGAAATACTACAATATTTGCGGTTTCCATCGGATTGGGAGTGGGATTCAGCTTGGTTCCCGGTGCATCACAGAATTTCCCGCACTTATTTAAAATGTTATTTGAGGGATCAGGGGTAGCAGTAGCTACATTGGTAGCAATACTATTAAACATTGTCCTTCCAAAGGATGAAGTAGAAGAAACTGTTTCATCTGAAATAAATGAAGAGTCAGCTTTATAA
- a CDS encoding YgeY family selenium metabolism-linked hydrolase: MLSQTREEKLIELCQELIRNPSVSGKEEKVAEATKKAMLEEFGFDDVQIDKYGNVIGRIKGNKPGKSILFDGHIDTVPVTDESVWNYDPFGGDIIEGKIYGRGTSDMKGQTSAMIAAASYFAEDVNKDFAGEIYVAGVVHEELFEGIAAREISKNIKPDYVVIGESSELNLKIGQRGRGEIVVEIFGKPAHSANPEKGINSVVKMAKVIERIEQLVPTEHPELGKGILCLTDIKSEPYPGASVVPEYCRVTFDRRVLVGETKESVLAPIKELLEEMMAEDPELKAKVSYAIGRETCYTGNIIEGERFFPGWLYSEDDDFVQTAYRGLKEAGIDSKITQYSFCTNGSHYAGEAGIQTIGFGPSKENLAHTIDEYIEIEQLCLGAKGYYGILKSVYNK, translated from the coding sequence ATGTTAAGCCAAACTAGAGAAGAAAAATTAATAGAACTATGCCAAGAATTAATAAGAAATCCATCTGTATCAGGAAAAGAAGAAAAAGTAGCAGAAGCCACGAAAAAGGCGATGTTAGAAGAATTTGGATTTGATGATGTACAGATAGATAAATATGGAAATGTCATAGGAAGAATCAAAGGTAATAAGCCTGGAAAATCAATTCTTTTTGACGGACACATCGATACAGTACCTGTGACTGATGAATCTGTATGGAATTATGATCCCTTTGGTGGAGATATAATAGAAGGAAAGATCTACGGAAGAGGGACTTCAGATATGAAGGGGCAAACTTCTGCTATGATTGCAGCAGCATCATACTTTGCTGAAGATGTAAATAAAGATTTTGCTGGTGAAATCTATGTGGCCGGTGTGGTACACGAGGAACTTTTTGAGGGGATAGCAGCAAGAGAAATCTCAAAAAATATAAAACCTGACTATGTGGTTATTGGAGAATCTTCTGAGTTAAACCTCAAAATAGGTCAGAGAGGCAGAGGAGAAATAGTAGTTGAAATTTTCGGAAAACCAGCTCATTCAGCCAATCCTGAAAAGGGAATCAATTCTGTGGTAAAAATGGCTAAAGTAATAGAAAGAATAGAACAACTGGTACCAACTGAACATCCTGAATTAGGAAAAGGAATTCTATGTCTTACTGACATCAAATCAGAGCCATATCCTGGGGCATCTGTAGTTCCTGAGTACTGCAGAGTGACATTTGACAGGAGAGTCCTAGTAGGGGAAACAAAGGAATCAGTTCTTGCTCCCATCAAAGAATTATTGGAAGAGATGATGGCAGAAGACCCAGAGTTAAAAGCAAAAGTATCATATGCAATCGGAAGAGAGACTTGCTACACAGGAAACATTATAGAGGGAGAGAGATTCTTCCCGGGATGGCTTTACTCTGAGGATGATGACTTTGTTCAGACGGCGTATAGAGGTTTAAAAGAGGCTGGAATTGATTCTAAAATAACTCAGTATTCATTCTGTACCAACGGTTCTCATTATGCAGGAGAGGCCGGAATTCAAACCATCGGATTTGGACCATCAAAAGAAAATCTTGCTCATACAATCGACGAATACATCGAAATTGAACAACTTTGTTTAGGGGCAAAGGGGTACTATGGAATCCTTAAGTCAGTGTATAACAAATAG